In one Apteryx mantelli isolate bAptMan1 chromosome 9, bAptMan1.hap1, whole genome shotgun sequence genomic region, the following are encoded:
- the LOC106496179 gene encoding transcription cofactor HES-6-like isoform X2 — MTAAAMASGVQKLSSTKEERKLRKPLIERKRRERINNCLDQLKETVVGAFHLDQSKLEKADILEMTVKHLQNIQNSKLMADSKVGLEAQQRYSTGYIQCMHEVHNLLLTCEWMDKTLGARLLNHLLKSLPRSGEDTCKTALRSSSPSQQPVLTPKSPLSPKGNTPGRNPSQEHFYLVENKQALKNSFQLPPLSVFSQVDAVPPRQVLQPNFSHNNPSMGSLDMWRPW, encoded by the exons ATGACTGCTGCAGCCATGGCCAGCGGCGTGCAGAAACTCTCCAGCACCAAAGAGGAAAGGAAG TTAAGGAAACCTCTCATTGAGCGGAAGCGAAGGGAAAGGATTAACAACTGCTTAGATCAGCTGAAGGAGACTGTCGTTGGCGCATTTCACCTGGAT CAGTCTAAACTTGAGAAAGCAGACATCCTCGAAATGACAGTAAAGCATCTTCAGAACATCCAAAACAGCAAGCTCATGG CTGACTCCAAAGTGGGCCTTGAAGCCCAGCAGAGATACAGCACTGGATATATTCAGTGCATGCACGAGGTTCACAACCTTCTCCTCACCTGCGAGTGGATGGACAAGACTCTTGGCGCACGATTATTAAACCACCTGCTGAAATCCTTACCCAGGTCTGGTGAAGACACCTGCAAAACAGCATTAAGGTCTTCGAGCCCATCTCAGCAGCCTGTCTTGACACCAAAATCCCCACTGAGCCCTAAGGGGAACACTCCTGGCAGAAACCCATCGCAGGAGCACTTCTACCTTGTGGAGAACAAACAGGCTTTGAAAAATTCATTCCAGCTGCCACCACTGTCTGTTTTCAGCCAGGTCGATGCTGTGCCTCCCAGACAGGTCCTGCAGCCAAATTTTTCCCATAATAACCCTAGTATGGGGTCATTAGATATGTGGAGACCATGGTAA
- the LOC106496179 gene encoding transcription cofactor HES-6-like isoform X1, which yields MFPPSVTHLRKPLIERKRRERINNCLDQLKETVVGAFHLDQSKLEKADILEMTVKHLQNIQNSKLMADSKVGLEAQQRYSTGYIQCMHEVHNLLLTCEWMDKTLGARLLNHLLKSLPRSGEDTCKTALRSSSPSQQPVLTPKSPLSPKGNTPGRNPSQEHFYLVENKQALKNSFQLPPLSVFSQVDAVPPRQVLQPNFSHNNPSMGSLDMWRPW from the exons ATGTTTCCTCCGAGTGTAACCCAC TTAAGGAAACCTCTCATTGAGCGGAAGCGAAGGGAAAGGATTAACAACTGCTTAGATCAGCTGAAGGAGACTGTCGTTGGCGCATTTCACCTGGAT CAGTCTAAACTTGAGAAAGCAGACATCCTCGAAATGACAGTAAAGCATCTTCAGAACATCCAAAACAGCAAGCTCATGG CTGACTCCAAAGTGGGCCTTGAAGCCCAGCAGAGATACAGCACTGGATATATTCAGTGCATGCACGAGGTTCACAACCTTCTCCTCACCTGCGAGTGGATGGACAAGACTCTTGGCGCACGATTATTAAACCACCTGCTGAAATCCTTACCCAGGTCTGGTGAAGACACCTGCAAAACAGCATTAAGGTCTTCGAGCCCATCTCAGCAGCCTGTCTTGACACCAAAATCCCCACTGAGCCCTAAGGGGAACACTCCTGGCAGAAACCCATCGCAGGAGCACTTCTACCTTGTGGAGAACAAACAGGCTTTGAAAAATTCATTCCAGCTGCCACCACTGTCTGTTTTCAGCCAGGTCGATGCTGTGCCTCCCAGACAGGTCCTGCAGCCAAATTTTTCCCATAATAACCCTAGTATGGGGTCATTAGATATGTGGAGACCATGGTAA